In Erinaceus europaeus chromosome 10, mEriEur2.1, whole genome shotgun sequence, one DNA window encodes the following:
- the DIRAS2 gene encoding GTP-binding protein Di-Ras2, whose translation MPEQSNDYRVAVFGAGGVGKSSLVLRFVKGTFRESYIPTVEDTYRQVISCDKSICTLQITDTTGSHQFPAMQRLSISKGHAFILVYSITSRQSLEELKPIYEQICEIKGDVESIPIMLVGNKCDESPNREVESNEAEALARKWKCAFMETSAKLNHNVKELFQELLNLEKRRTVSLQIDGKKSKQQKRKEKLKGKCVIM comes from the coding sequence ATGCCGGAGCAGAGCAACGATTACCGTGTGGCTGTGTTCGGGGCAGGTGGTGTTGGTAAGAGCTCCCTGGTCCTGAGGTTTGTGAAGGGCACGTTCCGGGAGAGTTATATCCCCACTGTGGAAGACACCTATCGGCAGGTGATCAGCTGTGACAAGAGCATCTGCACGCTGCAGATCACAGACACCACAGGCAGCCACCAGTTCCCTGCCATGCAGCGGCTGTCCATCTCCAAAGGACATGCCTTCATCCTGGTGTACTCCATCACCAGCCGACAGTCCTTGGAGGAGCTCAAACCCATCTATGAACAGATCTGTGAGATCAAAGGGGATGTGGAGAGCATTCCCATCATGCTGGTGGGGAACAAATGTGATGAGAGCCCCAACCGAGAAGTGGAGAGCAACGAAGCTGAGGCCCTGGCCCGCAAGTGGAAGTGCGCCTTCATGGAGACCTcggccaagctcaaccacaacgTGAAAGAGCTCTTCCAGGAGCTGCTCAACTTGGAGAAGCGCAGGACCGTGAGCCTACAGATTGATGGGAAGAAGAGCAAGCagcagaagaggaaagagaagctcAAGGGCAAATGTGTTATCATGTGA